A window of Auraticoccus monumenti contains these coding sequences:
- a CDS encoding proline--tRNA ligase yields the protein MSELFVRTLRDDPSDAEVASHRWLVRAGYIRRVAPGIYSWLPLGLKVMAKVEQIIREEMTAAGAQEVRFPALLPREPYEATGRWTEYGDGIFRLRDRKDADYLLGPTHEEIFALTVKDLYSSYKDLPLTLFQVQTKYRDEARPRAGLLRGREFVMKDAYSFDVDEAGLARSYAVQRAAYQRIFDRLGFEYVVVKAMSGAMGGSMSEEFLALSPIGEDTFVRSPGGYAANVEAVTVPVPDPVDATGVPAAHVEATPGSPTIETLVAALNADHPREDRPWEAADTLKNVLFVVTRPDGTREELAVGLPGDRDVDPKRLEAQLGEGAVFAPFAEADFARHTQLVKGYIGPGVLGSEGPTGIRYLLDPRVVDGTAWVTGADEADRHVLHLVKGRDFTADGVIEVAEVRAGDPAPDGSGPLELARGIEMGHIFALGTKYSDALGLKVLDPNGKLVTVQMGSYGVGVSRAVAAVAEAGCDEKGLCWPRELAPYAVTVVATGKGDEPLEVATGIATALAEQGIDVLLDDRKASPGVKFADSEVLGMPTVVVVGRGLADGVVEVRDRRSGDRVEVAVESAVAHLLDLLR from the coding sequence ATGAGCGAGCTGTTCGTGCGCACCCTGCGCGATGACCCGTCCGACGCCGAGGTGGCCAGCCACCGCTGGCTGGTCCGGGCCGGGTACATCCGCCGGGTGGCGCCCGGCATCTACTCCTGGCTCCCGCTGGGCCTGAAGGTGATGGCCAAGGTCGAGCAGATCATCCGCGAGGAGATGACCGCGGCCGGCGCCCAGGAGGTGCGCTTCCCGGCGCTGCTGCCGCGCGAGCCCTACGAGGCGACCGGGCGCTGGACCGAGTACGGCGACGGCATCTTCCGCCTCCGCGACCGCAAGGACGCCGACTACCTGCTCGGGCCCACCCACGAGGAGATCTTCGCCCTCACCGTCAAGGACCTGTACTCCTCCTACAAGGACCTCCCGCTGACCCTGTTCCAGGTGCAGACCAAGTACCGCGACGAGGCGCGTCCGCGGGCCGGTCTGCTCCGTGGGCGCGAGTTCGTGATGAAGGACGCCTACAGCTTCGACGTCGACGAGGCCGGTCTGGCGCGCTCCTACGCCGTCCAGCGCGCGGCCTACCAGCGGATCTTCGACCGGCTCGGTTTCGAGTACGTCGTGGTGAAGGCGATGTCGGGGGCCATGGGCGGCTCGATGAGCGAGGAGTTCCTGGCCCTCTCCCCGATCGGGGAGGACACCTTCGTCCGCTCCCCGGGCGGCTACGCGGCCAACGTCGAGGCCGTCACGGTGCCGGTGCCGGACCCGGTGGACGCCACCGGGGTGCCGGCCGCGCACGTCGAGGCCACCCCGGGCAGCCCGACCATCGAGACCCTGGTGGCGGCCCTGAACGCCGACCACCCGCGCGAGGACCGGCCCTGGGAGGCCGCCGACACGCTCAAGAACGTGCTGTTCGTGGTCACCCGCCCCGACGGCACGCGCGAGGAGCTGGCCGTCGGCCTGCCGGGCGACCGCGACGTCGACCCCAAGCGGCTGGAGGCCCAGCTCGGCGAGGGCGCGGTCTTCGCCCCCTTCGCCGAGGCCGACTTCGCCCGCCACACCCAGCTGGTCAAGGGCTACATCGGCCCCGGCGTGCTCGGTTCGGAGGGCCCGACCGGGATCCGCTACCTGCTCGACCCGCGGGTCGTCGACGGGACGGCCTGGGTCACCGGCGCGGACGAGGCCGACCGCCACGTGCTGCACCTGGTCAAGGGCCGCGACTTCACCGCCGACGGCGTGATCGAGGTGGCCGAGGTGCGCGCCGGCGACCCGGCCCCCGACGGCTCCGGCCCGCTGGAGCTGGCCCGCGGCATCGAGATGGGCCACATCTTCGCCCTGGGCACCAAGTACTCCGACGCCCTCGGGCTGAAGGTGCTGGACCCAAACGGCAAGCTGGTCACGGTCCAGATGGGCTCCTACGGCGTCGGCGTCAGCCGGGCCGTCGCCGCGGTGGCCGAGGCCGGCTGCGACGAGAAGGGGCTGTGCTGGCCGCGCGAGCTCGCGCCCTACGCCGTCACCGTGGTGGCCACGGGCAAGGGCGACGAGCCGCTGGAGGTGGCCACCGGCATCGCCACCGCGCTGGCCGAGCAGGGGATCGACGTGCTGCTGGACGACCGCAAGGCCTCCCCGGGGGTCAAGTTCGCCGACTCCGAGGTGCTGGGCATGCCCACCGTCGTGGTGGTCGGGCGTGGTCTGGCCGACGGCGTGGTCGAGGTCCGTGACCGCCGCAGCGGTGACCGGGTCGAGGTCGCGGTGGAGTCCG
- a CDS encoding aminoglycoside phosphotransferase family protein translates to MVEPLVVPAGLRSRHAHAEPWASWLDALPRRYQELVAEWGLRPDGETRHGWASVVVPVRDADGRACALKLGGPDPETEHEALALQHWAGDGTVLLYRADPRRRAMLLERLDPTDLLGLDDVTACEVVAGFYPRLHRPAPPRLRPLTSFVARWTEELAALPRDAAVPHRLVEQAVSLGRDLVDDPASVGTMVHTDLHDENVLAGEREPWLVIDPIPLSGDPCYELAPMVWNRWRPGDPDARTSARRRFHTLVDVSGLDEDRCRDWVVVRMLHNALWAVQDALRTGRAPDHDELTMCVSVAKAVQD, encoded by the coding sequence GTGGTCGAACCCCTCGTCGTCCCCGCCGGGCTCCGGTCGCGTCACGCCCACGCCGAGCCCTGGGCGAGCTGGCTGGACGCCCTGCCCCGCCGCTACCAGGAGCTGGTGGCCGAGTGGGGACTGCGCCCGGACGGCGAGACCCGGCACGGCTGGGCCTCGGTGGTGGTGCCGGTGCGCGACGCCGACGGGCGGGCCTGCGCGCTCAAGCTCGGCGGGCCGGACCCCGAGACCGAGCACGAGGCGCTGGCCCTGCAGCACTGGGCCGGGGACGGCACGGTGCTGCTCTACCGCGCGGACCCGCGCCGGCGGGCGATGCTGCTGGAGCGGCTGGACCCGACCGACCTGCTCGGGCTCGACGACGTCACCGCCTGCGAGGTGGTCGCCGGCTTCTACCCCCGGCTGCACCGGCCGGCTCCCCCGCGGCTGCGCCCGCTGACCTCGTTCGTGGCCCGGTGGACCGAGGAGCTGGCCGCGCTCCCGCGCGACGCCGCCGTCCCGCACCGGCTGGTCGAGCAGGCGGTGTCGCTGGGCCGCGACCTCGTCGACGACCCCGCCTCGGTCGGCACCATGGTCCACACCGACCTGCACGACGAGAACGTGCTGGCCGGTGAGCGGGAGCCCTGGCTGGTGATCGACCCGATCCCCCTCAGCGGCGACCCCTGCTACGAGCTGGCCCCGATGGTGTGGAACCGCTGGCGCCCCGGCGACCCCGACGCGCGGACGTCCGCCCGGCGCCGCTTCCACACCCTGGTCGACGTCTCCGGGCTGGACGAGGACCGCTGCCGGGACTGGGTGGTGGTGCGGATGCTGCACAACGCGCTGTGGGCGGTGCAGGACGCGCTGAGGACGGGGCGGGCGCCGGACCACGACGAGCTGACGATGTGCGTCTCGGTGGCCAAGGCCGTCCAGGACTGA
- a CDS encoding GNAT family N-acetyltransferase has translation MTATTRVAGRVRVLEDADLPDVVRILSADPVANVFVAARVRGGGVTEFTLGCPMWGWEVGGRLRSLLHVGSNLVPVGAGPEAVAAYVEHLGRFRRCSSVVGPAEVVLALWQGLAQRWGSSWADVRELRRSQPVLVMDSDPEVTEDPRVRRIEESDWDAYTEASARMYTEEVGVPPSPGNPLSYRMHVLGLIRAGRAFGVVEDGKVLFKADLGSVAGRVSQVQGVWVEPTLRGRGLAVPAMARTVRLAREETPTVSLYVNDFNTAARRTYERVGFRQVNEFATVLY, from the coding sequence GTGACGGCCACCACCCGGGTCGCGGGGCGTGTGCGCGTGCTGGAGGACGCCGACCTGCCCGACGTGGTCCGGATCCTCTCCGCGGACCCGGTGGCGAACGTGTTCGTGGCCGCCCGGGTGCGTGGCGGCGGGGTCACCGAGTTCACCCTCGGCTGCCCGATGTGGGGCTGGGAGGTCGGCGGGCGGCTCCGCTCGCTGCTGCACGTCGGTTCCAACCTGGTGCCGGTCGGGGCCGGTCCGGAGGCGGTCGCGGCCTACGTGGAGCACCTGGGCCGGTTCCGGCGGTGCTCCTCGGTGGTCGGCCCGGCCGAGGTGGTGCTGGCGCTGTGGCAGGGCCTGGCGCAGCGCTGGGGGAGCAGCTGGGCCGACGTCCGCGAGCTGCGCCGCAGCCAGCCGGTGCTGGTGATGGACAGCGACCCCGAGGTGACCGAGGACCCCCGCGTGCGCCGCATCGAGGAGTCCGACTGGGACGCCTACACCGAGGCCTCGGCGCGGATGTACACCGAGGAGGTCGGCGTGCCGCCGTCCCCGGGCAACCCGCTCAGCTACCGGATGCACGTCCTCGGCCTGATCAGGGCCGGGCGCGCGTTCGGCGTGGTGGAGGACGGCAAGGTTCTGTTCAAGGCCGACCTCGGCTCGGTGGCGGGCCGGGTCAGCCAGGTGCAGGGGGTCTGGGTCGAGCCGACGCTGCGCGGCCGCGGTCTGGCCGTCCCCGCGATGGCCCGCACGGTCCGGCTGGCCCGCGAAGAGACCCCGACCGTCTCGCTGTACGTCAACGACTTCAACACCGCCGCCCGCCGCACCTACGAGCGGGTGGGGTTCCGCCAGGTCAACGAGTTCGCCACCGTCCTGTACTGA
- the ispG gene encoding flavodoxin-dependent (E)-4-hydroxy-3-methylbut-2-enyl-diphosphate synthase: MSIDLPLPEIREEAPPVLAPRRLTRQIRVGSVGVGSESPVSVQSMTTTMTTDINATLQQIAELTATGCDIVRVACPSQDDAEALPIIAAKSQIPVIADIHFQPKYVFAAIEAGCAAVRVNPGNIRKFDDQVKQIAAAAKDHGTSIRIGVNAGSLDRRVMEKHGKATPEALVESAVWEASLFEEHDFHDFKISVKHNDPVVMVRAYELLAERGDWPLHLGVTEAGPAFQGTIKSATAFGALLSQGIGDTIRVSLSAPPVEEVKVGIQILQSLNLRPRKLEIVSCPSCGRAQVDVYTLAEQVTAGLEGLEVPLRVAVMGCVVNGPGEAREADLGVASGNGKGQIFVKGEVIKTVKESDIVETLIEEAMRLAEDMPAGGGSPEVAVS, translated from the coding sequence ATGAGCATCGACCTTCCCCTGCCCGAGATCCGGGAGGAGGCGCCGCCGGTCCTCGCCCCCCGACGCCTGACCCGCCAGATCCGGGTCGGTTCGGTGGGCGTCGGGAGCGAGTCCCCGGTCTCGGTGCAGTCGATGACCACCACCATGACCACCGACATCAACGCCACCCTGCAGCAGATCGCGGAGCTGACCGCCACCGGCTGCGACATCGTCCGGGTGGCCTGCCCCTCCCAGGACGACGCCGAGGCGCTGCCGATCATCGCCGCCAAGTCCCAGATCCCGGTGATCGCCGACATCCACTTCCAGCCCAAGTACGTCTTCGCCGCCATCGAGGCCGGCTGCGCGGCGGTGCGGGTGAACCCGGGCAACATCCGCAAGTTCGACGACCAGGTCAAGCAGATCGCCGCCGCGGCCAAGGACCACGGGACGTCGATCCGGATAGGGGTCAACGCCGGGTCGCTGGACCGCCGCGTGATGGAGAAGCACGGCAAGGCCACCCCCGAGGCGCTGGTGGAGTCCGCGGTCTGGGAGGCCTCGCTGTTCGAGGAGCACGACTTCCACGACTTCAAGATCTCGGTCAAGCACAACGACCCGGTGGTGATGGTGCGGGCCTACGAGCTGCTGGCCGAGCGCGGGGACTGGCCCCTCCACCTCGGCGTCACCGAGGCCGGACCCGCCTTCCAGGGGACGATCAAGTCCGCCACCGCCTTCGGGGCCCTGCTCAGCCAGGGGATCGGGGACACCATCCGGGTCTCGCTCTCCGCGCCCCCGGTGGAGGAGGTCAAGGTCGGCATCCAGATCCTGCAGTCGCTGAACCTGCGGCCGCGCAAGCTCGAGATCGTCTCCTGCCCCTCGTGCGGTCGGGCCCAGGTGGACGTCTACACCCTGGCCGAGCAGGTCACCGCCGGTCTGGAGGGGCTGGAGGTGCCGCTGCGGGTGGCCGTGATGGGCTGCGTCGTCAACGGTCCCGGCGAGGCCCGCGAGGCCGACCTCGGGGTCGCCTCGGGCAACGGCAAGGGCCAGATCTTCGTCAAGGGCGAGGTGATCAAGACGGTCAAGGAGTCCGACATCGTCGAGACGCTGATCGAGGAGGCCATGCGTCTGGCCGAGGACATGCCCGCCGGTGGCGGCAGCCCCGAGGTCGCGGTCTCGTGA
- a CDS encoding M50 family metallopeptidase codes for MSEVVDVLVYVLAAVAFFALIMVSIGLHEVGHLVPAKLFGVKVTQFFTGFGRTLWSTRRGETEYGVKAIPLGGFVRMVGMFPPARDGSVRSSSSGIVQSLADSAREAEHEDITPADDGRLFYQKPVWQKVVVMAAGPVMNLLLAFLILLAVTGLHGVLRPQLVVSAVSECVLTAQEAQQRACTAADPPTPAAAMGLREGDRLVSFNGVPLRDWDQMSGLIRANRDRSAIVVVERDGVEQTLPSTSTVVNGVADQWNPSRTVEAGFLGVSPTYEQVRGGPVTVLADMGDMTVRSLHALARFPVNVWYTAVNLVTGVDRDRNGPISIVGASRVAGEIATTPVLTPGEKVATWFTLLGSVNLFVAIFNFVPLLPLDGGHIAGALWEGLRRGLARLLGRRDPGHVDTARLLPVAYVVGGFIAVSGVVLILADLIDPIRLLG; via the coding sequence GTGAGCGAGGTGGTGGACGTGCTCGTCTACGTGCTCGCCGCCGTCGCCTTCTTCGCCCTGATCATGGTCTCGATCGGCCTGCACGAGGTCGGCCACCTGGTGCCGGCGAAGCTGTTCGGGGTCAAGGTCACCCAGTTCTTCACCGGTTTCGGCCGCACGCTGTGGTCCACCCGGCGCGGGGAGACCGAGTACGGGGTGAAGGCGATCCCGCTGGGTGGGTTCGTGCGGATGGTGGGGATGTTCCCCCCGGCGCGAGACGGGTCGGTGCGCTCCAGCAGCAGCGGCATCGTGCAGTCCCTGGCCGACAGCGCCCGCGAGGCCGAGCACGAGGACATCACCCCCGCCGACGACGGCCGGCTGTTCTACCAGAAGCCGGTGTGGCAGAAGGTGGTCGTGATGGCCGCCGGACCGGTGATGAACCTGCTGCTGGCCTTCCTGATCCTGCTCGCCGTCACCGGGCTGCACGGGGTCCTCCGGCCGCAGCTGGTGGTCTCGGCGGTGAGCGAGTGCGTGCTCACCGCGCAGGAGGCGCAGCAGCGGGCCTGCACCGCAGCCGACCCGCCGACCCCGGCCGCGGCCATGGGCCTGCGCGAGGGCGACCGGCTGGTCTCCTTCAACGGGGTGCCGCTGCGGGACTGGGACCAGATGTCGGGGCTGATCCGGGCCAACCGCGACCGGTCGGCCATCGTGGTGGTCGAGCGCGACGGGGTCGAGCAGACCCTGCCCAGCACCTCCACCGTGGTCAACGGCGTGGCGGACCAGTGGAACCCCAGCCGGACGGTCGAGGCCGGTTTCCTCGGTGTCTCCCCCACCTACGAGCAGGTCCGGGGGGGCCCGGTCACCGTGCTCGCCGACATGGGCGACATGACGGTGCGGAGCCTGCACGCCCTGGCCCGGTTCCCGGTCAACGTCTGGTACACCGCGGTCAACCTGGTCACCGGGGTCGACCGCGACAGGAACGGGCCGATCAGCATCGTGGGCGCCAGCCGGGTGGCGGGCGAGATCGCCACCACCCCGGTGCTGACCCCGGGGGAGAAGGTGGCCACCTGGTTCACCCTGCTCGGCTCGGTCAACCTGTTCGTGGCGATCTTCAACTTCGTGCCGCTGCTGCCCCTGGACGGCGGCCACATCGCCGGGGCGCTGTGGGAGGGCCTGCGGCGCGGGCTGGCCCGCCTGCTGGGCCGCCGCGACCCCGGCCACGTCGACACCGCCCGGCTGCTGCCGGTGGCCTACGTGGTGGGCGGCTTCATCGCCGTCTCCGGTGTCGTCCTCATCCTGGCCGACCTGATCGACCCCATCCGGCTCCTCGGGTGA
- the dxr gene encoding 1-deoxy-D-xylulose-5-phosphate reductoisomerase: MRDVVVLGSTGSVGRQALELVAERPGEFRVVALAAGGSSVAELARQVLDTEPAVVALSRPTVVQDLQLALYAAAKERGWDAGRVRLPKILAGPDAATEVAGLDCDVVLNAITGAAGLRPTLAALAAGTRLALANKESLVVGGRLVTGAAAEGQIVPVDSEHSALAQCLRGGTAAEVDRLVLTASGGPFRGRTRAELADVTPAQAMAHPTWDMGRVITTNSATLVNKGLEVLEAHLLFGIGLDRIDVVVHPQSVVHSMVQFTDGSTLAQCSPPDMRLPIALGLVWPERLPGSARPVDWSQASTWTFEPLDDEAFPAVSLARRAGLAGGSAPAVLNAANEECVDAFHDGRIGFLDVLDLVTAVLEEHLAPVAAPAPGVSPPDVGSALVTDEGMSVPAVLAADAWARRRTAELVGARPSRPVPDDRGRR, from the coding sequence GTGCGTGATGTGGTCGTCCTGGGCAGTACCGGATCGGTGGGCCGTCAGGCTCTGGAGCTGGTGGCCGAGCGCCCGGGGGAGTTCCGCGTCGTGGCGCTCGCCGCCGGAGGCTCCTCGGTGGCCGAGCTGGCCCGACAGGTGCTGGACACCGAGCCGGCGGTGGTCGCGCTGTCGCGCCCCACGGTGGTGCAGGACCTCCAGCTCGCCCTCTACGCCGCCGCCAAGGAGCGGGGCTGGGACGCCGGCCGGGTGCGGCTGCCCAAGATCCTCGCCGGACCCGACGCGGCCACCGAGGTCGCGGGTCTGGACTGCGACGTGGTGCTGAACGCCATCACCGGCGCGGCCGGGCTGCGGCCCACGCTGGCCGCCCTGGCCGCGGGCACCCGGCTGGCCCTGGCCAACAAGGAGTCGCTGGTGGTCGGCGGCCGGCTGGTCACCGGCGCGGCCGCCGAGGGCCAGATCGTCCCGGTGGACTCCGAGCACTCCGCCCTGGCCCAGTGCCTGCGCGGGGGCACCGCCGCCGAGGTGGACCGGCTGGTCCTCACCGCCAGCGGCGGGCCGTTCCGGGGCCGCACCCGGGCCGAGCTGGCCGACGTCACCCCCGCGCAGGCGATGGCGCACCCCACCTGGGACATGGGGCGCGTGATCACCACCAACTCCGCCACCCTGGTCAACAAGGGGCTGGAGGTGCTGGAGGCCCACCTGCTGTTCGGCATCGGCCTGGACCGGATCGACGTGGTGGTGCACCCGCAGTCGGTGGTGCACTCGATGGTCCAGTTCACCGACGGGTCGACCCTGGCCCAGTGCTCCCCGCCCGACATGCGGCTCCCGATCGCCCTGGGTCTGGTCTGGCCCGAGCGCCTGCCCGGCAGCGCCCGCCCGGTCGACTGGAGCCAGGCCTCCACCTGGACCTTCGAGCCGCTGGACGACGAGGCCTTCCCGGCGGTGTCGCTGGCCCGTCGGGCCGGGCTGGCCGGGGGGTCGGCCCCCGCGGTCCTCAACGCCGCCAACGAGGAGTGCGTGGACGCCTTCCACGACGGCCGGATCGGGTTCCTCGACGTGCTGGACCTGGTCACCGCGGTGCTCGAGGAGCACCTGGCCCCGGTCGCCGCACCCGCCCCGGGGGTTTCCCCGCCCGACGTAGGATCGGCGCTGGTCACGGACGAGGGGATGAGCGTGCCGGCGGTGCTCGCCGCCGACGCCTGGGCCCGCCGCCGGACCGCGGAGCTGGTCGGGGCGCGCCCCTCCCGCCCCGTCCCCGACGACCGCGGCAGGAGGTGA
- a CDS encoding phospholipase D-like domain-containing protein: MDLSALPVWLSTALVVVDYVVKFVAVGLVPENRRPSSSQAWLLLILLVPVVGLPLFLLIGSPYVRGRRHRLQQRANRELGAATAALPALPAGLAPRQALVGLVELNRNLTGLPLTSGTSHGLHFHYEDSIAAMAAAVDEAVERVHVEIYIVAWDETTDVFFSALARAVRRGVRVRLLMDHLGSRGYPGWRRLGRRLTAIGVEWRLMMPLRPWRGELRRPDLRNHRKLVVVDDRRAFMGSQNMIDASYLKRRNRRAGRLWRDCNIELSGPVVDQVHAVFALDWYSETGELLELAPHEPTTEVAEGATAMQLVPSGPGYTTVPNLRLFTSLVHGARERLVVVSPYFVPDEALELAITTAALRGVSVELFVSERADQFMVHHAQRSYYEELLEAGVRIRALPRPYVLHSKYMTVDGSCAVFGSSNMDMRSFHLDYEITLLGFGERFVADLDALSEHYRGLSTEITLDAWRRRSLPSRYLDNVMRLTSALQ; this comes from the coding sequence ATGGACCTCAGCGCCCTGCCGGTCTGGCTGAGCACCGCGCTGGTGGTGGTGGACTACGTGGTGAAGTTCGTCGCCGTCGGGCTGGTGCCGGAGAACCGTCGCCCGTCCTCCTCCCAGGCGTGGCTGCTGCTGATCCTGCTGGTCCCGGTGGTCGGGCTGCCGCTGTTCCTGCTGATCGGGAGCCCGTACGTCCGGGGGCGGCGCCACCGGCTGCAGCAGCGGGCCAACCGGGAGCTGGGCGCGGCGACCGCCGCCCTGCCCGCCCTCCCGGCCGGTCTGGCCCCGCGACAGGCGCTGGTCGGGCTGGTGGAGCTGAACCGCAACCTGACCGGGCTGCCGCTCACCTCCGGCACCAGCCACGGCCTGCACTTCCACTACGAGGACTCGATCGCGGCGATGGCGGCCGCGGTGGACGAGGCGGTGGAGCGGGTGCACGTGGAGATCTACATCGTGGCCTGGGACGAGACCACCGACGTCTTCTTCTCCGCCCTGGCCCGGGCGGTCCGGCGCGGGGTGCGGGTGCGGCTGCTGATGGACCACCTGGGCAGCCGCGGCTACCCCGGCTGGCGCCGGCTCGGTCGTCGGCTGACCGCGATCGGGGTGGAGTGGCGGCTGATGATGCCGCTGCGCCCCTGGCGGGGCGAGCTGCGCCGACCGGATCTGCGCAACCACCGCAAGCTGGTGGTGGTGGACGACCGGCGCGCCTTCATGGGGTCGCAGAACATGATCGACGCCTCCTACCTCAAGCGCCGCAACCGCCGGGCCGGCCGGCTCTGGCGCGACTGCAACATCGAGCTGAGCGGTCCGGTGGTGGACCAGGTGCACGCCGTGTTCGCGCTGGACTGGTACTCCGAGACCGGCGAGCTGCTGGAGCTCGCCCCGCACGAGCCGACCACCGAGGTGGCGGAGGGGGCCACGGCCATGCAGCTGGTCCCGTCCGGGCCCGGCTACACCACCGTGCCCAACCTGCGGCTGTTCACCTCGCTGGTGCACGGGGCCCGGGAACGGCTGGTCGTGGTCAGTCCGTACTTCGTCCCCGACGAGGCGCTCGAGCTGGCCATCACCACCGCGGCGCTGCGCGGGGTCTCGGTGGAGCTCTTCGTCTCCGAGCGGGCCGACCAGTTCATGGTCCACCACGCCCAGCGGTCCTACTACGAGGAGCTGCTGGAGGCCGGGGTGCGGATCCGGGCGCTGCCCCGGCCCTACGTGCTGCACTCCAAGTACATGACCGTGGACGGCTCCTGCGCCGTCTTCGGGTCCTCCAACATGGACATGCGCTCCTTCCACCTCGACTACGAGATCACCCTGCTGGGGTTCGGGGAGCGCTTCGTCGCCGACCTGGACGCCCTGTCCGAGCACTACCGTGGGCTCAGCACCGAGATCACCCTGGATGCCTGGCGCCGCCGCAGCCTGCCCAGCCGCTACCTCGACAACGTGATGCGGCTGACCTCGGCCCTGCAGTAG
- a CDS encoding LOG family protein, whose protein sequence is MSRRTLDVHDLAEFDQHAAATSTLAGWFLQSVDLTRRSEVLRRLDPAGAVFLGCRMDEADVDSVRARGALVFPRLPGVPFDPYRGALYTAAELYGLGAGPAAWTGSPDAGIYTWWRGHDPEDDLGATLATSLHDHAVSDALDERLAALGVPAVGVMGGHAVARDSPAYAGAARLGRALATAGRVVLTGGGPGAMEAANLGARMSPHSEPALQEALALVAPVPRFTPSVDHWAATAAEVLRRWPVDGPARSIGVPTWFYGHEPPNLFADGIAKYFANALREDVLLQRCRAGLVYLPGAAGTVQEIFQAATENYYAADDTQVAPLVLVGREHWTTTLPAWPLLQALGRGRTMAGRLHLVDTVEEALEVLVG, encoded by the coding sequence ATGAGCCGCCGCACCCTGGACGTCCACGACCTGGCCGAGTTCGACCAGCACGCCGCCGCCACCTCGACCCTGGCCGGCTGGTTCCTGCAGTCGGTGGACCTGACCCGGCGCTCGGAGGTGCTGCGCCGCCTGGACCCGGCCGGTGCGGTGTTCCTCGGCTGCCGGATGGACGAGGCCGACGTCGACTCGGTGCGGGCCCGCGGGGCGCTGGTCTTCCCGCGGCTGCCCGGGGTCCCCTTCGACCCCTACCGGGGCGCCCTCTACACCGCCGCGGAGCTGTACGGGCTCGGGGCGGGGCCCGCGGCCTGGACCGGCAGCCCCGACGCCGGCATCTACACCTGGTGGCGCGGTCACGACCCCGAGGACGACCTGGGCGCCACCCTGGCCACCTCGCTGCACGACCACGCCGTCTCCGACGCCCTGGACGAGCGGCTGGCCGCCCTGGGGGTGCCGGCGGTCGGGGTGATGGGTGGGCACGCGGTGGCCCGGGACTCTCCCGCCTACGCCGGGGCGGCGCGGCTGGGACGTGCGCTGGCCACAGCGGGGCGGGTGGTGCTGACCGGCGGCGGTCCCGGCGCGATGGAGGCGGCCAACCTCGGCGCCCGGATGTCGCCGCACTCGGAGCCGGCGCTGCAGGAGGCGCTGGCGCTGGTGGCCCCGGTCCCCCGGTTCACGCCCTCGGTGGACCACTGGGCCGCCACCGCGGCGGAGGTGCTGCGGCGCTGGCCGGTCGACGGGCCGGCGCGCAGCATCGGCGTCCCCACCTGGTTCTACGGCCACGAGCCGCCCAACCTCTTCGCCGACGGCATCGCCAAGTACTTCGCCAACGCGCTGCGGGAGGACGTGCTGCTGCAGCGCTGCCGGGCCGGACTGGTCTACCTGCCGGGCGCGGCGGGGACCGTCCAGGAGATCTTCCAGGCCGCCACCGAGAACTACTACGCCGCCGACGACACCCAGGTGGCACCGCTGGTGCTGGTCGGGCGCGAGCACTGGACCACGACCCTGCCGGCCTGGCCGCTGCTGCAGGCCCTCGGCCGGGGGCGGACGATGGCGGGGCGGCTGCACCTGGTCGACACCGTCGAGGAGGCGCTGGAGGTCCTGGTCGGCTGA
- a CDS encoding DUF2461 domain-containing protein has product MAGFTGFDEAALDFYDDLETDNSRTFFETHREVYQRSVREPMEALTAGLAEQFGEARLFRPHRDVRFAKDKSPYKTHQGASVSVADRTGWYVELSAAGVRVAGGCWGTTPEVLARIRRDLAGRPGDELERVLADARSRGLEVGGDTLRTAPRGWSRDHPRIELLRRTSLHLSRGYGFEPVIHSSALVGRVRHDWELMRPLVDWLAARAG; this is encoded by the coding sequence GTGGCGGGCTTCACCGGCTTCGACGAGGCGGCGCTGGACTTCTACGACGACCTCGAGACCGACAACAGCCGCACCTTCTTCGAGACCCACCGCGAGGTCTACCAGCGCTCGGTGCGCGAGCCGATGGAGGCGCTCACCGCCGGGCTGGCCGAGCAGTTCGGGGAGGCGCGGCTGTTCCGCCCGCACCGCGACGTCCGCTTCGCCAAGGACAAGTCGCCCTACAAGACCCACCAGGGAGCCTCCGTGTCGGTGGCCGACCGCACCGGGTGGTACGTGGAGCTGTCCGCAGCCGGGGTCCGGGTGGCCGGCGGCTGCTGGGGGACCACCCCGGAGGTGCTCGCCCGGATCCGCCGCGACCTGGCCGGACGCCCCGGCGACGAGCTGGAACGGGTCCTGGCCGACGCCCGCTCCCGCGGCCTGGAGGTCGGCGGGGACACCCTGCGGACCGCCCCCCGCGGGTGGAGCAGGGACCACCCGCGGATCGAGCTGCTGCGTCGCACCTCGCTGCACCTGTCCCGCGGCTACGGCTTCGAGCCGGTGATCCACTCCTCCGCCCTGGTGGGCCGGGTCCGGCACGACTGGGAGCTGATGCGCCCGCTGGTCGACTGGCTCGCCGCCCGCGCCGGCTGA